ttaccttgttagcctTGGGATTCGAACTTTCAGCCTTTCGgtccaagtccaacgctctaaggatcagctgtcagagcagcttaccgtgcactgcacctgtacacagcccctctgtaaatagcccatccaactacctcatctccatattatttgttgctcttttgcaccccagtatctctacttgcacatcatctgcacatctatcaatcCAGTGTTAATATTACATTTTAATTATTTCAccacaatggcctatttattgccttacctctctaatcttagttcatttgcacacactgtacatagatgtttctattgtgttgactgtatgtttgtttatcccatgtgtagctgttgtttttgtcacactgctttgctttaccttggccagggcacggttgtaaatgagaacttgattTAACCAAGTAAGCCAGTAACAAGGTAAtataaaatgctgtggtagccatgctggttaagtgtgccttgaattctaaataaatcactgacagtgtcaccaacaaagcagccccacaccatcacacctccatgcttcacggtgggaacaccACATGCGGAGAACATCCGTTCACCTAGTCGGCGCCTCAAACCAAAAATTTGGACTAAGACCAAATGACAGGTTCCCACAGGTCTACTCattgcagtagaggtaactacagtgtgtcttcctttcctgtggtgatcctcgagagccagtttcatcatagcgcttggttttTGAGACTTCACTTGAAGGTTCAAAGTTCCGCATTTTCTGACCTTCAtggcttaaagtaatggactgtttctctttgcttatttgagctgttcatgccataatatggacttgacatTTAACATGTAGGACttagtataccacccctaccttgtcacaactgatctgctcaaacacattgaggatagaaattccacaagcacacctgttaactgaaatgcattccaggtgactacctcatctagttgagagaatgccgagtTTGTAAAAAGCTGTCAAggtaaagggtagctactttttgatttgtttaagacatgatgccataggtgttatttcatagctgtcTTCACTGttctacaacatagaaaataaaaccctggtatgagtaggtgtgttcatttTGGACTGGTTCTGTAACTATAGTAGATCTAGCCTGTAGAAGCtattgggatcctcctctttttaatagaagcCATCAGGCTGTTTTCACACAATTGCATAGgttatagaaatgttgtgcaacatgagctcatgaagTGATTTAGATTTgctttgatgtcagagtgattagagggacaatagagtgctgagtaccaggcagttagcaagtgtgGTAGaagactactaatgaccatcagcagcatcagagcttggagaagctcaattactaaatggtcacgtggaatttgactgccttcatgtccTGTAactgccggtgtggtggtaatacagtcaccaTAACAGTCCTACTCCTTCCTCCACTTCCCAGAAATGGACCAGTTCAGATACATTGTTCAACATATCACACCAACAAGGAAGTAAGTAAATCAACAGTTTAATATCAGGATTTCTCCATGCAAATCAGTTCCTGTAGTACAGTAAAGACAACTGTTCGTCTTTTCAACGTCTTCATTCCAACGCCTTTCACCTACAATTATACAAAAAACATCAATAATCAGCTGCAAAGTAGTAACATTTAGTGAATGAGTATGTATATACATGCACCTTGGTGGAACAGTTGCTAGCAGTTGCTAGCAGTGCCTGGTGGAGTATCACTACCCGGGACCTTCTGTCCAGTACTGGTCACACACCAACAGTGACCTACCAGAAAGACATGTTGcatatacaatatatacacatTGAAGTGTCACATTAAACTGAATTGAGAATTTTGTGCGGCCGTGTTAACCTGTAGATCCCCAACATTGCTCAGGGGTGTATTGGCCATTGTAGTCACACGTGGGGACGTAGGCTCCAATTGAGCCATTTAAAGCGGCATCTCTAGCATCCTCACATGGGGTCTTGGGTCGTATCCTAGCATCTGGACACAGGTAACATACATTGTAATGTGACCATAACATTGCAGGACAATATACATTTCTGGACATACATTCTGGAATCTTGGGGTGCGTCCACTATGTGCCCTATTCAGAAGTAGTTTAtacggaatagggttccatttcagatgcAACCTAGGTACTTCCTGTCTAAATATTGAAGTTCTGCTACTTGTTTAAAAGGCCTGTAGAGTCAAATTCCAGTTTCGTAGAagagctgatgaaactaagactGGAAATtgtatcagtgttatttcctgttaGTTGCTAGACAATATAATCAAACAAACCGTTCATATCAGAATACCTCAGTCCCGCATCTAGACACCAATATACATCTCTGGAACTAgaggagtggcaggtagcctgctgtttgagagttgggccagtagttCAAATCAGTGAGCTGACTAGTTGATATATCCGTCTATGTGCCCTTCAGCAAGGCACAACCTTCATTTCTCCAGTGTCAAGGTTGATAATGGCTGACCTCTCAGAGGGTGTCCCATGGAGAACCGGTTATGAATAGAAACACATTTCCAAATCACACCTGCGTATTAACACCTACATGTGTGTGAAGTAGGACAGAGCAACACCaacaaatgtttttattaaaATGTAGGTGAGTAAGTGTGAGGTATGTCACGCTTACCTCCCAGAGCAAAAGCTGTGCTGACAAGCAGAATGATGGTCAATGTCGCCATGGTAATCGTctcctgagagagaaagagtgtaagATTAGTTGAGCATTTTAAATCTGGAATGGCtgtgggtactagaggagaggttaagGAAACCCACTGTAAGGTACAAAACTTAAGCAGCATTTTCTAAACCCAGTACTGAGGACCCCAAGAAGCGAGTATGGGCAACACGGTGCTACTAGTCTTCTGCCAAAACTCAGGTATCATTTCTTCAACCACATACAATAGATTAGCCTGGCACACAGGAATATGTATCCTTCCCAAATGGCTCCTCATTCCTTATGTAGTGAACAACCTTTGACGAGGGCCTACAATGAACTACATAGGGAAAGGGAAGCATTACAGATATTGTCAGACACTACCCATTTACTGCAAAGGTACGGATTAGTCTATGCGCTTAAATTCAGGGGGCCGCTCCACAAAAAGGCACAACTATATATTGTACTACGTTTGACAAGGGGCAAATAACATTTAggtaccatttgagatgcagataGTTGATTAAATAATGATGCACTCTCACCTTCTGCACTCTTCCAAGGGATTCACTGGgtgtctctctgttgtctgtgAGTTATGGTCTACCTCTTCCACCTCTCCTTTTAAAGGAACTGTCACAGGTGTGACTAGTTGCCTCATTAACCCAACAAGAGATCCTGTTGTCGGGCCATTAGTTAGTGGTGTAAAGCACTTAAGGAGAAATACcctcaagtactacttaagtcgtttttgggggtatctttactttactatttatatttttgacaactttcacttcactacattcctaaagaaaagaatgtactttctactccatacattttccctgacacccaaaagtactcgttacattttgaatgattagcaggacagaaaaatggtccaattcacccacttatcaagagaacgtccatggtcatccctgctgcctctgacctggcagactcactaaatacaaatgctttgtttgtaaattgtgaCTGAGTGTTGGAGTATGCCCTTGGCTATGcgtaattatattttaaaaaacaagaaaatggtgccgtctggtttgcttcatgtaaggaatttgaaaatatgtatccttttacttttgatacttaagtaaatttgatcaattcaatttaatgttgatacttcagtatatttaaaaccgAATAATTTTAAacctttactcaagtaatattttactgggtgactttcacctttacttgagtcattttctctgaAGGAACCTTCATAGGCAGTGAAGAGAGtcgtagaggaagatgggtccagtttagagggatcctgagaggctcCCTGTGAGTATGCCGAGGCCAATAGAGAGTGATAGGAATAACATGTGTTTCAGTAAGGTTTCTTAGCATTCATagccatggttatcaactgtgATGCAGAAATGGAACacaaatcacagaaaatagatgttgtggtggtagCTGCAGAGAACTCCTTGGGTTATGAGATTTTACAGCAGAAGAGTTACAAGGTGTGATGAACGATAGTGTCCCGTTCTCCCAGGCTGCCGGCCTGCTGTAGGATCAGATTGGGCaaagtagtggaatagtggtgaggTTATAATGGGTCTAGGATCAGATAGGGTCAtgtagtggaatagtggtgaggttataatgggtctaggatcagattgggccaagtagtggaatagtggtggGGTTATAATGGGTCTAGGATCTCACACTAgcacgagcgagcgagcgagcgcacacacacacaaacacacacacatactaaattCTCCAATTCAGTTCAcctcgggatcggtgtccctcctgcgggatggttgagctaacgtgcgctaatgtgattagcctgaggttgtaagtaacaagaacatttcccaggacatagacatgtctttttCGGGCAGAaatcttaacttcttgttaatcaaactgcactgtccaatttacagtagatgttacagtgaaaaaatgccatgctattgtttgaggagagtgtacagttatctacttgaaaatgtatatattgaccaattaggcacatttgggtaggctttatacaacattttgaatagaAATGCAAAACTTTGCTAATACACTGCTGCAATCTAGCAGCCAAAATATAAATTGTGCCTAGTCAGATAATGTTTAATAAGTCAGATAATGTTCattaacaaattaggcacatttgggcagtgttgatacaacattttgaacagaaatgaaatggttcattggatcagcgtaaaactttgcacatacaatgAACCCCATCTAGCCAAAATCTAAattcacctgggctggaataaaacATTAtggcccctgtttcgagacagatGCATGATAattgtccattctaaatcaaaacaaattgcaCACATTTAGTACatttaaagacaagattaaatcaagaatagtctgatgggtgacaatattagcccatcagttgtgaatgatgcccagtggAATTCAAGAAACAGCACATACCTTTTTTTGGgccactttttcaaatcatagtgccacacctcatgtagctgagcccataggcctatatgttttattttacctttatttaactaggtaagtcagctaagaacaaattcttattttcaatgacgatctaggaacagtgggttcagaggcagaacgacagatttgtaccttgtcagctcggggattcaatcttgcaacctttcggttactagtccaacactctaacactaggctaccctgccgcaccatatgttttgataaggtttgtatcacaactaaagtggccaaataacttgttAAAATGAAGCCCATTAATCCTCTTTAcaatgggtgtagagcctaactggaatATATTTACAGCGCGTGAGTTTCTCATTTGGGGAAAATCATTTTCACTCTAAATTTGCAGCTTGATGATAAaagcaaaatgaaaagctgaaaagtcttgagtcaataagtattcaacctctttgttatgtcaaacctaaacaagttcaggagtaaagatgttCTTATCAAGTCACattataagttgcatggactcactctgtgttcaataataatgtttgacatgatttttgaatgactacctcatctctgtaccccacacatataattatctgtaaggtccctcagtcgagcaatgcatttcaaacacagattcaaccacaatgaccagggagttttccaatgccttgcaaccAAGGGCACCTATTGAAagatgggtaaaataaaaaaaagcagacattgaatatccctttgagaatggtattaattacac
The DNA window shown above is from Salvelinus alpinus chromosome 31, SLU_Salpinus.1, whole genome shotgun sequence and carries:
- the LOC139561561 gene encoding equistatin-like, yielding MATLTIILLVSTAFALGDARIRPKTPCEDARDAALNGSIGAYVPTCDYNGQYTPEQCWGSTGHCWCVTSTGQKVPGSDTPPGTASNC